Proteins encoded together in one Tripterygium wilfordii isolate XIE 37 chromosome 14, ASM1340144v1, whole genome shotgun sequence window:
- the LOC120014865 gene encoding uncharacterized protein LOC120014865 isoform X1, translated as MGLPCPTSEYSSSGEEDGDAEWKAAIESIAATTTFGNFNGSTTTTKREAIEADREHPNNVQKLKHCQLKAQKMLDDILEKTLEVVNDPIRVPDSDILTNDGGVRLFKLSSPGIVFDHLDELQRPTKRPRIVPGLVIEEKSKTFRQLLQSIVVDGADIIAAARDACQKSLNRLEAKDAVANEKAKREEERVAELKRIRGEKWLPSMAREMQVECQSQIT; from the exons ATGGGACTCCCGTGCCCTACCAGTGAGTACAGCAGCAGCGGAGAGGAAGACGGGGACGCAGAGTGGAAAGCGGCCATTGAGTCAATCGCCGCCACCACCACTTTCGGTAATTTCAATGGCTCAACAACAACGACGAAGCGTGAGGCTATCGAAGCTGACAGAGAGCATCCAAACAATGTCCAGAAACTCAAGCACTGCCAGCTCAAG GCACAAAAGATGTTGGATGATATCTTAGAAAAGACGTTAGAGGTTGTGAATGATCCCATACGTGTACCAGATAGTGACATCTTGACGAACGATGGTGGAGTCCGGTTATTCAAGCTTTCTTCCCCTGGGATAGTATTTGATCATCTAG ATGAACTTCAGCGACCAACAAAGAGACCAAGAATCGTTCCAGGACTAGTGATTGAGGAAAAATCAAAGACG TTTAGGCAGCTACTCCAATCTATTGTGGTTGATGGAGCGGATATAATTGCTGCAGCTAGAGATGCATGCCAGAAATCATTAAATAGACTAGAAGCTAAAGACGCAGTGGCAAATGAAAAAGCTAAAAGAGAGGAGGAAAGGGTTGCAGAACTGAAAAGGATCAGGGGTGAGAAATGGCTACCTTCTATGGCCAGGGAAATGCAGGTAGAGTGCCAAAGTCAAATTACTTGA
- the LOC120014865 gene encoding uncharacterized protein LOC120014865 isoform X2 — MGLPCPTSEYSSSGEEDGDAEWKAAIESIAATTTFGNFNGSTTTTKREAIEADREHPNNVQKLKHCQLKAQKMLDDILEKTLEVVNDPIRVPDSDILTNDGGVRLFKLSSPGIVFDHLDELQRPTKRPRIVPGLVIEEKSKTFRQLLQSIVVDGADIIAAARDACQKSLNRLEAKDAVANEKAKREEERVAELKRIRGEKWLPSMAREMQSSKSRT; from the exons ATGGGACTCCCGTGCCCTACCAGTGAGTACAGCAGCAGCGGAGAGGAAGACGGGGACGCAGAGTGGAAAGCGGCCATTGAGTCAATCGCCGCCACCACCACTTTCGGTAATTTCAATGGCTCAACAACAACGACGAAGCGTGAGGCTATCGAAGCTGACAGAGAGCATCCAAACAATGTCCAGAAACTCAAGCACTGCCAGCTCAAG GCACAAAAGATGTTGGATGATATCTTAGAAAAGACGTTAGAGGTTGTGAATGATCCCATACGTGTACCAGATAGTGACATCTTGACGAACGATGGTGGAGTCCGGTTATTCAAGCTTTCTTCCCCTGGGATAGTATTTGATCATCTAG ATGAACTTCAGCGACCAACAAAGAGACCAAGAATCGTTCCAGGACTAGTGATTGAGGAAAAATCAAAGACG TTTAGGCAGCTACTCCAATCTATTGTGGTTGATGGAGCGGATATAATTGCTGCAGCTAGAGATGCATGCCAGAAATCATTAAATAGACTAGAAGCTAAAGACGCAGTGGCAAATGAAAAAGCTAAAAGAGAGGAGGAAAGGGTTGCAGAACTGAAAAGGATCAGGGGTGAGAAATGGCTACCTTCTATGGCCAGGGAAATGCAG TCAAGTAAAAGTAGAACATAA